The following coding sequences are from one SAR116 cluster alpha proteobacterium HIMB100 window:
- a CDS encoding cobaltochelatase, CobT subunit (PFAM: Cobalamin biosynthesis protein CobT VWA domain; Cobalamin biosynthesis protein CobT~TIGRFAM: cobaltochelatase, CobT subunit), translating into MSQNEPSEFLKANAAALRALAGGVDRPVRYAGQDTHIGKTEIRLPALPRETGKKMRSDSRGAADSAGLWLAHHNEKMHKTLCPTAPAAKAIFEAAETARVEAVGANQMAGVAQNLSARLDKKYATATIGAPDSGDDGAVVEAVRLMVREALTGESPPASTAMVMDLWRPWITARAGDLLEEMRSCETNQADFAELARRLIGALQSDLGDAADQNEDGEESDEDNDDNAAQDDGQSDEAQSASGEDDSDGDDSQGVEQDGEAAGMASDDSTEIDADSDMDGMTDGESPGGEPGQNPYQMQPDPDAYRIFTDQYDEIVDAADLCDPEELERLRGMLDRHLENLNQMIGKLANRLQRKLMAFQNRSWDFDLEEGLLDAGKLHRVVTQPFSALSYKQEQDTKFRDTIVTLLLDNSGSMRGRPITIAAVTADIMARTLERCGVKVEILGFTTKAWKGGQSREAWQAAGKPAMPGRLNDLRHIVYKSADQPMRRARKSLGLMLREGILKENIDGEALIWAHDRLISRPEDRRIMMVISDGAPVDDSTLSSNSGNYLEKHLRQTISMIETKSPVQLLAIGIGHDVTRYYKRAVTITDVDQLGGTVIGELADLFDEDKSSGPLRRFKR; encoded by the coding sequence TTGAGCCAGAACGAGCCATCTGAATTTTTGAAAGCCAATGCGGCTGCTTTGCGTGCCCTTGCTGGTGGTGTGGACAGGCCTGTACGGTATGCAGGCCAGGACACCCATATTGGCAAGACTGAGATCAGGTTACCTGCATTGCCGCGGGAAACCGGCAAGAAGATGCGTTCCGACAGTCGCGGTGCAGCTGATTCTGCTGGCCTGTGGCTGGCTCATCATAATGAAAAAATGCATAAGACCCTGTGCCCGACTGCGCCAGCGGCAAAGGCGATTTTTGAAGCTGCGGAAACCGCACGTGTTGAAGCTGTTGGGGCGAATCAGATGGCTGGTGTTGCCCAAAATCTGAGCGCGCGGCTGGATAAAAAATACGCCACCGCCACAATTGGTGCACCTGATTCAGGTGATGATGGCGCTGTTGTTGAGGCAGTCCGTCTGATGGTTCGTGAAGCCCTGACCGGTGAATCACCGCCCGCATCAACGGCTATGGTGATGGATTTATGGCGGCCCTGGATCACCGCCCGTGCAGGTGATTTGCTTGAAGAGATGCGGTCTTGTGAGACCAATCAGGCTGATTTTGCAGAGCTGGCAAGACGCCTTATCGGCGCATTACAGTCCGATTTGGGTGATGCGGCTGATCAGAATGAAGATGGCGAGGAGTCTGATGAGGATAATGATGACAATGCCGCACAGGATGACGGCCAGTCAGATGAGGCACAATCGGCAAGCGGCGAAGATGACAGTGATGGTGATGACAGTCAAGGCGTAGAGCAAGATGGTGAAGCCGCGGGCATGGCGTCTGATGACAGCACCGAGATTGATGCTGATTCGGACATGGACGGGATGACAGATGGCGAGTCACCCGGCGGGGAGCCAGGACAGAACCCGTATCAGATGCAACCTGACCCGGATGCCTATCGGATTTTCACTGACCAGTATGATGAAATCGTGGATGCGGCTGATTTATGTGATCCAGAAGAGCTGGAACGGCTGCGCGGAATGCTGGACAGGCATCTGGAAAATCTGAATCAGATGATCGGTAAATTAGCGAACAGGCTGCAACGTAAGCTGATGGCTTTTCAAAACCGATCCTGGGATTTTGACCTTGAAGAAGGGTTGCTGGATGCAGGCAAATTGCACCGGGTAGTCACCCAGCCCTTTAGCGCGCTGTCCTATAAACAAGAACAAGATACAAAATTCAGAGACACCATAGTCACCCTGCTTCTGGATAATTCAGGCTCTATGCGCGGCCGGCCCATCACCATCGCCGCAGTGACTGCCGATATCATGGCCCGGACCCTTGAGCGATGCGGGGTAAAGGTGGAAATTCTGGGCTTTACCACAAAAGCGTGGAAGGGAGGCCAGTCCCGTGAGGCGTGGCAGGCCGCAGGCAAGCCTGCGATGCCCGGCCGGCTGAATGATTTGCGGCATATTGTCTATAAATCTGCTGATCAGCCTATGCGGCGCGCGCGCAAATCACTTGGCCTGATGTTAAGAGAAGGCATTTTGAAAGAAAATATTGATGGCGAGGCTCTGATCTGGGCACATGATCGTCTGATCAGCCGGCCTGAAGACAGGCGCATCATGATGGTGATTTCTGATGGTGCACCGGTTGATGATTCTACACTGTCTTCGAACAGTGGCAATTATCTGGAAAAACATCTGCGCCAGACCATTTCGATGATCGAAACAAAATCGCCGGTGCAGTTGCTGGCGATCGGCATTGGCCACGATGTCACCCGCTATTATAAGAGGGCTGTGACCATCACTGATGTTGACCAGTTAGGCGGGACTGTAATTGGTGAATTAGCTGATTTGTTTGATGAGGATAAATCATCCGGGCCCTTGCGGCGGTTTAAACGCTGA
- a CDS encoding shikimate kinase (PFAM: Shikimate kinase) gives MFTFTPEQRREFSADIDSHYSANTNKTIVLVGLMGSGKTALGKRLAVALDRPFIDSDQLIEHEASLSVRDIFELSGEPKFREIERNTILKHVTGAPVILSTGGGAFCDPRTRAEIIEHAISIWIDSTPKNLLRRIGNTASRPLLTTGDPLEILTRLRETRLADYKQAELHVRTGRHTRRVSMKKILNILEQTGYITCLSDKQTGDKPADKALR, from the coding sequence ATGTTTACATTCACGCCCGAACAACGCCGCGAATTTTCCGCAGATATTGACAGCCATTACAGTGCGAACACAAATAAGACGATTGTTCTGGTCGGGCTTATGGGGTCTGGAAAAACCGCACTTGGCAAACGGCTGGCTGTTGCGCTGGACCGGCCATTCATTGACAGCGATCAGCTGATCGAACATGAAGCAAGCTTGTCAGTGCGTGATATTTTTGAGCTCAGCGGTGAACCAAAATTCCGCGAAATCGAGCGTAACACCATATTGAAACATGTAACCGGCGCACCGGTGATTTTATCCACAGGAGGTGGCGCATTCTGCGATCCCAGAACCAGAGCTGAAATCATCGAACATGCCATCAGCATCTGGATTGATTCAACGCCAAAGAATCTGCTGCGCCGGATTGGCAACACGGCCTCGCGTCCCCTGCTGACAACCGGAGATCCATTGGAAATTCTGACCAGGCTGCGCGAGACCCGTCTGGCAGATTACAAACAAGCAGAACTGCATGTGAGAACCGGCCGGCATACACGGCGGGTATCGATGAAAAAAATACTCAATATTCTGGAGCAAACCGGCTATATTACCTGTCTGTCAGACAAGCAGACTGGCGACAAACCGGCAGATAAGGCCTTAAGATGA
- a CDS encoding 3-dehydroquinate synthase (PFAM: 3-dehydroquinate synthase~TIGRFAM: 3-dehydroquinate synthase): MMTSPSSRIYVDVSDNAYDIHIGTNLLQEAEAELTALLGGRQVVIVTDTNIAPLHLEQTKNALSAHAASCTNFILPAGEASKSFSVYEQLVNNILALPIDRQTVLVALGGGVIGDLVGFAAASLLRGLDFIQIPTSLLAQVDSSVGGKTGINTPAGKNLVGAFHQPRLVLADIGILASLPEREVKAGYAEVVKYGLLGDAAFFEWLEQHGRDVITGQPDAQAEAVRRSCQAKADIVAADEREAGKRALLNLGHTFAHAFEAVAGYDGRLLHGEAVSAGLGCAFAFSRQLGLCSGQDVERVNAHLAAMGMPTSAQDLPAGQAAPQVLIDHMRKDKKARQGKLTFILARQIGEAFVDRNIDEAELNKFLESL; encoded by the coding sequence ATGATGACCAGCCCCTCTTCGCGTATTTATGTTGATGTAAGCGACAATGCCTATGATATCCATATTGGCACAAATCTGTTGCAGGAAGCAGAAGCAGAGCTGACCGCTCTTTTAGGTGGTCGTCAGGTCGTGATTGTCACAGATACAAATATTGCGCCTCTGCATCTTGAGCAGACAAAAAATGCCTTGTCTGCCCATGCAGCATCATGCACAAATTTCATTCTGCCTGCTGGTGAGGCCAGCAAGTCATTTTCCGTTTATGAGCAGCTGGTCAATAACATTCTGGCGCTGCCAATCGACCGCCAGACCGTTCTGGTGGCTCTTGGTGGCGGGGTGATTGGCGATCTGGTTGGATTTGCCGCAGCCAGCCTGTTACGAGGCCTTGATTTTATCCAGATTCCCACCAGCCTGCTGGCGCAGGTCGACAGCTCAGTCGGTGGCAAGACAGGGATCAACACCCCAGCAGGAAAAAATCTGGTCGGGGCATTTCACCAGCCGCGTTTGGTTCTGGCAGATATCGGGATATTAGCCAGCCTGCCTGAACGAGAAGTCAAGGCAGGCTATGCTGAGGTGGTGAAATACGGGCTGCTGGGCGATGCGGCGTTTTTTGAGTGGCTGGAGCAGCATGGCCGCGATGTGATCACTGGACAACCAGACGCACAGGCAGAAGCTGTAAGGCGGTCTTGTCAGGCAAAAGCCGATATTGTCGCCGCGGATGAACGCGAAGCAGGCAAGCGCGCCTTATTGAATTTAGGACATACCTTTGCACATGCTTTTGAGGCTGTTGCCGGTTATGACGGGCGGCTGTTACATGGTGAAGCGGTCAGTGCTGGTCTTGGTTGTGCTTTTGCCTTTTCCCGCCAGCTTGGGTTATGCTCAGGACAGGATGTGGAACGCGTCAATGCACATCTTGCAGCTATGGGCATGCCAACCAGCGCACAAGACCTGCCTGCCGGACAGGCGGCCCCGCAGGTTTTAATTGACCATATGCGAAAAGATAAAAAAGCACGCCAGGGCAAGCTGACCTTTATTTTGGCCCGGCAAATTGGTGAGGCCTTTGTGGACCGGAATATTGATGAGGCTGAACTGAATAAATTTCTGGAGAGCTTATGA
- a CDS encoding cobaltochelatase, CobS subunit (PFAM: AAA domain (dynein-related subfamily); Cobaltochelatase CobS subunit N terminal~TIGRFAM: cobaltochelatase, CobS subunit), producing the protein MSAETTHGQAAHSLSAPDTQVDAREVFGLDIDLKVPAFSVGSAYVPAVDPDYQFDHDTTLAILAGFSHNRRVMVQGYHGTGKSTHIEQVAARLNWPCMRVNLDSHVSRIDLVGKDAIVLKDGKQVTEFREGILPWALQNCVALVFDEYDAGRADVMFVIQRVLEVDGKLTLLDTSRVITPNPNFRLFATANTVGLGDTTGLYHGTQQINQGQMDRWSVVTTLNYLPHEDEVNIILAKQKAYQTDEGRKQIDQMVRMADMTRKGFMAGDLSTLMSPRTVLTWAENALIFDDITLAFRLSFLNKCDEIERPTLAEYYQRIFGIDLPEAPAMTQKAS; encoded by the coding sequence ATGTCCGCAGAAACAACCCATGGCCAAGCTGCACATTCCCTTTCCGCCCCCGACACACAAGTCGATGCAAGAGAGGTGTTCGGTCTTGATATTGACCTGAAAGTACCGGCATTTTCGGTTGGTTCTGCCTATGTGCCTGCTGTGGACCCTGATTACCAGTTTGACCATGACACCACATTGGCGATCTTGGCCGGATTTTCTCATAACCGCCGCGTAATGGTTCAAGGCTATCACGGGACAGGAAAATCCACCCATATTGAGCAAGTGGCGGCGCGGTTGAACTGGCCATGTATGCGTGTCAATCTGGACAGCCATGTCAGCCGAATAGATCTGGTCGGCAAAGATGCCATCGTGTTGAAAGATGGCAAGCAAGTGACTGAGTTCCGGGAAGGTATCCTGCCCTGGGCGCTACAGAATTGTGTGGCACTGGTATTTGATGAATATGACGCTGGCCGCGCCGATGTAATGTTTGTGATTCAGCGCGTTCTGGAAGTGGATGGCAAATTGACCTTGCTGGATACCAGCCGGGTGATCACGCCAAATCCGAATTTCCGCTTATTCGCCACTGCAAATACTGTGGGCCTTGGCGACACCACTGGCCTGTATCATGGCACACAGCAAATTAACCAAGGCCAGATGGACAGATGGTCTGTTGTCACCACATTGAATTATCTGCCGCATGAAGATGAGGTCAACATCATCCTGGCGAAACAAAAAGCCTATCAGACAGATGAAGGACGCAAGCAGATTGACCAGATGGTGCGGATGGCCGACATGACCCGTAAAGGATTTATGGCAGGCGATCTGTCTACATTGATGTCCCCGCGTACAGTGCTGACATGGGCAGAAAATGCGCTGATTTTTGATGATATCACGCTGGCTTTCAGGCTGAGCTTTTTGAATAAATGTGATGAAATTGAGCGCCCGACCTTAGCCGAATATTACCAGCGGATCTTTGGCATTGATCTGCCAGAAGCACCGGCGATGACGCAAAAAGCATCATAA
- a CDS encoding acetyl-CoA carboxylase, carboxyl transferase, alpha subunit (PFAM: Acetyl co-enzyme A carboxylase carboxyltransferase alpha subunit~TIGRFAM: acetyl-CoA carboxylase, carboxyl transferase, alpha subunit), with the protein MRHFLDFEKPIAALEGKIEELRHLGGDSGLNIADEIGKLQARIDKELAQTYQKLGPWEKVQVARHPERPKLVQIIAHLFTDFTPLSGDRNYAEDYAIIGGLARFHGRPVVVMGTEKGSTTEQRIKRNFGMVRPEGYRKAIRLMELANKFHLPVLSFVDTAGAYPGRGAEERGQAEAIARSIQACLGVKTPFISAIVGEGGSGGAIALATGNRVVMYEHAVYSVISPEGCASILWRSAEKAQTAAEALRLTAQDMKQLGVIDAIVDEPVGGAHRQIDQALDSLSAEVNQQLSSLDGLSPEALQADRRDKYIVMGEASLS; encoded by the coding sequence ATGCGTCATTTTCTTGATTTTGAAAAACCGATCGCCGCTTTAGAAGGCAAGATAGAAGAGTTGCGCCATTTGGGTGGCGATTCAGGGCTGAATATCGCTGATGAGATCGGCAAGCTGCAGGCCCGCATTGATAAAGAGCTGGCGCAAACCTATCAAAAACTGGGGCCGTGGGAAAAGGTTCAGGTAGCGCGCCATCCTGAACGGCCGAAGCTGGTTCAGATTATCGCACATCTGTTTACCGATTTTACGCCATTATCTGGGGATCGGAACTATGCGGAAGATTACGCGATCATCGGCGGCCTTGCCCGGTTTCATGGCCGTCCGGTTGTGGTGATGGGCACTGAAAAAGGCAGCACAACTGAACAGCGGATTAAACGCAATTTTGGGATGGTCCGGCCGGAAGGCTATCGTAAAGCGATCCGGCTTATGGAGCTGGCAAATAAGTTTCATCTGCCTGTGCTCAGCTTTGTTGATACTGCGGGCGCCTATCCCGGACGCGGGGCAGAAGAACGTGGCCAGGCAGAGGCGATTGCCCGTTCCATCCAAGCCTGCCTGGGGGTGAAGACTCCTTTTATCTCTGCGATAGTGGGAGAGGGCGGATCAGGCGGTGCGATTGCACTGGCGACCGGTAACCGTGTGGTGATGTATGAACATGCGGTCTATTCTGTTATTTCACCTGAAGGATGCGCATCAATTCTTTGGCGCAGTGCGGAAAAAGCACAAACCGCTGCTGAAGCCCTGCGTCTGACCGCTCAGGATATGAAGCAGCTTGGCGTGATTGACGCGATTGTTGACGAACCTGTTGGCGGGGCGCACCGGCAAATTGACCAAGCCCTGGACAGCCTGTCTGCAGAAGTGAACCAACAGCTTTCGTCTCTTGACGGTCTCAGCCCGGAAGCACTGCAAGCAGACCGGCGGGATAAATATATCGTGATGGGTGAAGCGTCTTTATCCTGA
- a CDS encoding DnaJ-class molecular chaperone with C-terminal Zn finger domain (PFAM: DnaJ domain), with translation MRRKQKIDPDFAVKPGEQILSDTGQHICMAEGCFDVGAHPAPKNRQELRSYIWFCLDHIRMFNSQWNYYDGLEGDALEREIRRATTWERPSWKFGTGPSAKLASSDPFEDKFSFFDEADTPAHAAAQNLTTEQKKAFALFELTPDSDQDTIKKRYKELAKKLHPDHNRSDPKAEEQLKEINLAYAVLRKSNAHV, from the coding sequence ATGAGACGGAAACAGAAAATCGATCCTGACTTCGCGGTAAAACCCGGCGAACAGATACTGTCAGACACCGGCCAGCATATCTGCATGGCCGAGGGGTGTTTTGATGTCGGCGCGCATCCGGCACCGAAAAACAGACAGGAATTGCGCAGCTATATCTGGTTCTGTCTGGATCATATCCGCATGTTCAACAGCCAATGGAATTATTATGACGGGCTGGAGGGTGATGCGCTGGAGCGTGAGATCAGGCGCGCCACAACATGGGAGCGACCAAGCTGGAAATTCGGCACAGGCCCGTCTGCAAAATTGGCCAGTTCTGATCCGTTCGAGGATAAATTTTCATTCTTTGACGAAGCAGATACCCCGGCACATGCCGCTGCCCAAAATCTGACCACTGAACAGAAAAAAGCCTTTGCTTTGTTTGAGCTGACACCTGATTCAGATCAGGACACAATCAAGAAGAGATATAAAGAATTAGCCAAAAAGCTGCATCCTGATCATAACCGGTCAGACCCAAAAGCCGAAGAACAGCTGAAGGAAATAAATCTTGCTTATGCTGTGCTGCGTAAAAGCAATGCACACGTCTGA
- a CDS encoding putative amidohydrolase (PFAM: Carbon-nitrogen hydrolase) — protein sequence MTGSIQVAVLQYCAGADQSVTLPLVRRLVTEAAKSGARFICLPECANFLAADKKSLRMLAEEEAGSQSLACLTELAKTHHIFISAGSLMMRTDSEDKQANRSYLVGPHGSILARYDKIHMFDADVGDGKQYRESEHFKPGAKLVHCQTDIGHIGLSICYDIRFPRLYRQLAQAGAEMITIPAAFTQTTGQAHWHILQRARAIETGCFVLSSAQCGIHADGRRTYGHSLIVGPWGEILADAQDTEEGFVQAEIDLKEVQAARAALRHLQHQPEYQ from the coding sequence ATGACCGGGTCAATTCAGGTTGCTGTTCTGCAATATTGCGCTGGTGCTGACCAGAGCGTAACCCTGCCTCTTGTCAGGCGTCTGGTGACAGAGGCCGCCAAAAGCGGAGCAAGATTTATCTGTCTTCCAGAATGTGCCAATTTCCTGGCTGCTGATAAAAAATCACTTCGCATGCTGGCTGAAGAAGAGGCCGGCAGCCAAAGCCTTGCGTGTTTAACTGAACTGGCCAAAACACATCACATTTTTATCAGTGCAGGGTCCCTGATGATGCGGACAGATAGTGAGGACAAGCAGGCAAACCGCAGCTATCTTGTCGGCCCGCACGGCAGCATTCTGGCCCGATATGACAAAATTCATATGTTTGATGCTGATGTCGGGGACGGAAAACAGTATCGCGAGTCAGAGCATTTCAAACCCGGGGCAAAACTGGTTCATTGCCAGACAGATATCGGCCATATTGGACTGAGCATCTGTTATGATATTCGTTTTCCCCGATTATATCGCCAGCTGGCACAGGCAGGAGCGGAAATGATCACCATTCCTGCAGCCTTTACCCAGACAACCGGGCAGGCCCATTGGCATATCTTGCAGCGGGCCCGCGCAATTGAAACTGGCTGCTTTGTGCTGTCATCTGCACAATGCGGAATTCATGCAGATGGCCGCCGCACCTATGGTCACAGCCTGATTGTAGGGCCATGGGGAGAGATTCTGGCAGATGCGCAAGATACAGAAGAGGGCTTTGTTCAGGCCGAGATTGATTTAAAAGAGGTACAAGCGGCGCGGGCCGCGCTGCGTCATCTGCAGCATCAGCCTGAATACCAATAA
- a CDS encoding site-specific recombinase XerD (PFAM: Phage integrase, N-terminal SAM-like domain; Phage integrase family) produces MAEQRQRRDAEQNDNRLIARFLQTIAAEKAAAAHTLTAYKNDLNIVAGDLGRLSSASAKAGVVTACTDDLRQIMHGWHSQGLTARTTARRLSALRHFMSWMVADGYRQDNPAQFLDGPKLPQNLPKSLSEDEISTLIAASQHLPESDALRMRAGLELLYAAGLRISELLNLRVQDIAKDRHTLIITGKGGRERLAPLTQVSVQVTQLWIARRDADGPLTHSDQLLADNKSEMTRQKFSSLLKQMACHAGLRADRVSPHVLRHSFATHMLNRGADLRSLQTLLGHADIATTQIYTHTRSDRLEHLVKDSHPLAGIFKNK; encoded by the coding sequence ATGGCTGAGCAGAGGCAACGCCGTGACGCTGAACAAAATGATAACAGGCTGATTGCCCGCTTTCTGCAAACAATTGCTGCCGAAAAGGCTGCTGCTGCTCATACGCTTACAGCCTATAAAAATGACCTCAACATTGTCGCTGGTGATCTGGGGCGGCTGTCTTCAGCCTCTGCAAAAGCGGGTGTTGTCACAGCCTGTACAGATGATTTGCGACAGATTATGCACGGCTGGCACAGCCAGGGGCTGACCGCCCGCACAACTGCCCGCCGCCTGTCTGCGTTGCGGCATTTCATGAGCTGGATGGTGGCTGATGGGTATCGCCAGGATAACCCTGCGCAGTTTCTGGATGGCCCGAAATTGCCCCAAAATCTGCCGAAAAGCCTCAGCGAGGACGAGATTAGCACCTTGATTGCGGCCAGCCAGCATCTGCCTGAATCAGATGCTTTACGGATGCGGGCAGGCCTGGAACTGCTTTATGCTGCAGGCCTCAGAATTTCTGAATTACTGAATCTGCGGGTTCAGGATATCGCCAAAGACAGACATACCCTTATCATAACCGGCAAGGGGGGGCGGGAACGTCTGGCGCCGCTGACACAAGTATCTGTCCAGGTCACCCAGCTATGGATAGCCCGCCGCGATGCTGATGGGCCGCTTACCCACTCAGATCAGCTTCTGGCCGACAATAAATCAGAGATGACACGGCAAAAATTCAGCAGTTTGCTGAAACAGATGGCCTGCCATGCCGGTCTGCGGGCAGACCGCGTCAGCCCGCATGTACTGCGGCATTCCTTTGCCACACATATGTTGAACAGGGGGGCAGATTTACGCAGCTTGCAGACCCTGCTTGGACATGCCGATATCGCCACCACACAAATCTATACCCATACGCGTTCGGACCGGCTGGAACACCTGGTGAAGGATTCGCATCCGCTTGCGGGAATCTTTAAAAACAAGTAG
- a CDS encoding Protein of unknown function (DUF2889) (PFAM: Protein of unknown function (DUF2889)) — MKTLHLSEPAPREDRHDRQITCRGFARKDGLLDIEGELIDTKAYDFPSSTHGVIKQGTPVHHMQVRITIDFDLVIQHAEAVTIHGPYAICPKGADNINGLIGLQIGPGWKRKVQTAIGGPEGCTHITELMGPMATTAFQTLYGEKARQKRDIKGADQTQQLKTPLPSLTNSCIAYAERD; from the coding sequence ATGAAAACCCTGCATTTATCTGAACCCGCACCCCGTGAAGACAGGCATGACCGTCAGATTACCTGCCGCGGTTTTGCCCGCAAAGACGGGTTGCTTGATATTGAGGGCGAATTAATCGATACCAAAGCTTATGATTTTCCCTCGTCCACTCATGGGGTAATCAAACAAGGCACGCCGGTACATCATATGCAGGTGCGCATCACCATTGATTTTGATCTGGTCATTCAACATGCAGAAGCTGTGACCATTCATGGGCCCTATGCCATTTGTCCGAAAGGCGCAGACAATATCAACGGCCTCATCGGTCTGCAAATTGGGCCAGGCTGGAAGAGAAAGGTGCAAACCGCTATTGGCGGGCCAGAGGGCTGTACACATATCACAGAATTAATGGGGCCGATGGCCACCACCGCTTTTCAGACGCTATATGGGGAAAAAGCACGACAAAAACGCGATATAAAAGGGGCTGATCAGACTCAGCAGCTGAAGACACCGCTGCCCAGCCTGACCAACAGCTGTATTGCTTATGCCGAGCGCGATTAG
- a CDS encoding putative Mg2+ and Co2+ transporter CorB (PFAM: CBS domain; Domain of unknown function DUF21; Transporter associated domain) encodes MSILFSTALLVFIIILLIMISAFFSSAETALTAASEARIRQLAKTKANRQAGRVEKLRKNKEELISTILVGNNLVNILASALATSAAISLAGDGGVALATVVMTVIIVLFAEVLPKSYAFSNADRLSLKIALIVQIIVWLLKPITWSLRMIVVRFLGTKNDDDTSREEELRGLIDLHSEDSDEDGRETGAMLSSVLDLGELTVEEIMTHRASVSSVNADDDPEETLRFVLRSPHTRHPVYSGKPENIVGVLHVKALLRAIEENADRDLRGLSVADIATEPFFVPETTPLFAQLQAFRARREHFAVVIDEYGDLRGIVTLEDILEEIVGDIDDETDIDLPDLKQQPDGSYMAEGTVTLRDLNRLLGLQLPDDKASTLAGLIIYESRHIPSVGQEFKFHDMRFKITSRQGNQITSVRLWPPQKKQSDDDKDTE; translated from the coding sequence ATGAGTATTCTGTTTTCAACAGCCCTACTCGTTTTCATCATCATTCTGCTGATCATGATATCAGCCTTCTTTTCCAGCGCGGAAACCGCCCTGACCGCGGCTTCCGAAGCACGTATACGCCAGCTGGCCAAGACCAAGGCAAACCGGCAAGCTGGGCGTGTTGAAAAGCTGCGCAAAAATAAAGAAGAGCTGATCAGCACAATTCTGGTCGGCAATAATCTGGTGAATATTTTGGCCTCTGCGCTGGCCACATCCGCGGCCATTTCGCTGGCCGGTGATGGCGGGGTTGCGCTGGCCACAGTGGTGATGACCGTGATTATTGTTCTGTTTGCTGAAGTGTTGCCGAAAAGTTACGCCTTCAGTAACGCGGACAGGCTGTCTTTGAAAATCGCTCTGATTGTACAAATCATCGTCTGGCTGCTGAAGCCCATCACCTGGAGCCTGCGGATGATTGTGGTCAGATTCTTAGGCACTAAAAATGATGACGACACATCGCGAGAAGAGGAATTGCGCGGGCTGATTGACCTGCATAGCGAGGATTCTGACGAGGATGGCCGGGAAACCGGTGCAATGCTGTCATCTGTGCTGGACCTGGGTGAACTGACTGTTGAAGAGATTATGACACATCGCGCCTCTGTATCTTCAGTCAATGCAGATGATGATCCTGAGGAAACTTTGCGGTTTGTGCTGCGTTCGCCCCATACGCGCCATCCGGTTTATTCTGGCAAGCCTGAGAATATTGTCGGGGTTCTGCATGTAAAAGCCTTGCTGCGGGCAATTGAGGAAAATGCGGATCGTGATTTGCGCGGCCTGTCCGTTGCGGATATCGCCACTGAACCGTTCTTTGTGCCAGAAACCACACCCCTTTTTGCACAGCTTCAGGCCTTCCGCGCCCGCCGTGAACATTTTGCTGTTGTGATTGATGAATATGGCGACCTGCGCGGCATTGTTACGCTGGAAGATATTTTAGAAGAAATTGTCGGGGATATTGATGATGAAACCGATATTGATCTTCCCGATCTGAAGCAACAGCCAGATGGCTCTTACATGGCTGAAGGCACAGTCACGTTACGTGATTTAAACCGGCTGTTGGGACTGCAGCTGCCGGATGATAAGGCTTCTACTCTGGCCGGGCTGATAATTTATGAAAGTCGTCATATCCCGTCTGTTGGTCAGGAATTTAAATTCCATGATATGCGCTTTAAGATCACCTCTCGCCAAGGCAACCAGATCACTTCTGTACGCCTGTGGCCGCCACAAAAAAAACAAAGTGATGATGATAAGGACACAGAATGA
- a CDS encoding Stress-induced morphogen (activity unknown) (PFAM: BolA-like protein): protein MVHEDTNIADQMTALLASALSPSVLKIEDVSWQHAGHAGARPGGQSHFNLEIAAPALDGLSRVAAHRKINTLLAEFLAGPVHALQITIRRTS, encoded by the coding sequence ATGGTTCATGAAGATACAAATATTGCCGATCAAATGACAGCCCTTCTGGCGTCTGCTTTATCGCCGTCTGTGCTGAAGATTGAAGATGTCAGCTGGCAGCATGCGGGTCATGCTGGTGCCCGTCCGGGTGGGCAGAGCCACTTTAATTTGGAAATTGCTGCTCCGGCGCTGGATGGCCTCAGCCGGGTCGCCGCGCATCGAAAAATCAACACCCTTCTGGCCGAGTTTCTGGCAGGCCCGGTTCACGCGCTTCAAATCACAATCCGCCGCACCAGCTGA